A genomic region of Silurus meridionalis isolate SWU-2019-XX chromosome 7, ASM1480568v1, whole genome shotgun sequence contains the following coding sequences:
- the armc7 gene encoding armadillo repeat-containing protein 7 isoform X2, which yields MDRFCASERLEYLQGLVTEFQDTDSEGSKEQILANLANFAYDPRNMEALRMLQVTELFLDMLTEENENLVEFGIGGLCNLSMDQECRNQILQSGGIPLVTGCLSSHRDETVLSAITTLMNLTTAESRSETTDSAVVQCMLRFSLTQNPRLSNLATVFLQDYCTQDQVDKAREHLHGHSQSVVGIPLPKD from the exons ATGGATCGATTCTGTGCATCAGAAAGGTTGGAATATTTGCAGGGGCTTGTAACTGAATTTCAGGACACTGACAGTGAAG GATCTAAAGAGCAAATTCTGGCCAACCTGGCTAACTTTGCCTATGATCCACGTAACATGGAAGCCTTGCGGATGCTCCAGGTCACTGAACTCTTCTTGGACATGCTGACAGAGGAAAATGAGAACTTGGTGGAGTTTGGAATTG GTGGTCTGTGTAACCTCAGCATGGATCAGGAGTGTCGTAATCAAATTTTGCAAAGTGGTGGAATTCCTTTAGTCACAGGATGCTTATCGAGTCACAGAGACGAGACCGTCTTGTCTGCCATCACAACATTGATGAACCTTACCACAGCAGAATCACGCTCCGAAACCACAGACAGTGCAGTAGTGCAGTGCATGCTGCGCTTCTCACTTACACAGAATCCTCGCCTCAGTAATCTGGCTACGGTTTTCCTGCAAGACTACTGCACACAAGACCAAGTGGACAAAGCCAGAGAACATTTACATGGACACAGCCAGTCAGTTGTTGGAATTCCTCTCCCCAAGGACTAG
- the chad gene encoding chondroadherin has translation MQVKKFQLVVFIQFLAILIMGTESQCPSPCHCHGDLQHVICDNVGLKKIPRITEATRLVNLQRNNLGMLPTGGFSEMKGLVSLHLQHCRIREIANHAFKGLKKLIYLYLSNNEISTIKHGAFEDLTELTYLYMDGNQISGLAKGIFSPMINLFILQLDNNKIQDLQAGTFTGAKDLRLLHISNNNLRSMQPGSLDEVENLATLTLDRNKLSTYPIEAMSKLRVMEELNLSKNPLTFIPDHAFRSFGRYIEKLHLNDMGLEKFSNAAFEGVAVLKSLHIENNKLKILPSNLVLTNMQNLTMFNNPWSCTCNLANLRRWMDSSQHRPEAICASPPNQKGKQIRDSPAFNKCKMKKDKKGARH, from the exons ATGCAAGTTAAAAAATTCCAGTTAGTGGTGTTTATACAATTTTTGGCTATCCTTATAATGGGTACAGAAAGCCAATGTCCTAGTCCATGTCACTGTCATGGTGACCTACAGCATGTTATCTGTGACAACGTCGGCCTCAAGAAGATTCCTCGCATCACTGAGGCTACTCGCCTAGTCAATCTGCAGCGCAACAACCTGGGCATGCTTCCAACCGGGGGCTTCAGTGAAATGAAGGGGCTCGTCTCACTGCACTTGCAGCACTGCCGGATCCGTGAGATAGCCAATCATGCATTCAAGGGCCTCAAAAAGCTTATTTACCTTTACCTTTCTAACAACGAAATAAGCACCATTAAACATGGAGCCTTTGAGGACCTAACTGAGCTCACCTACCTTTACATGGATGGAAACCAAATCTCAGGTCTTGCAAAAGGCATCTTCTCCCCCATGATCAATCTATTTATCCTACAGCTTGATAACAACAAGATCCAGGACCTGCAAGCAGGTACCTTTACAGGTGCTAAAGACCTTCGCTTGCTGCATATCAGTAACAATAATCTAAGGTCAATGCAGCCTGGCTCTCTTGATGAAGTGGAGAACCTGGCCACTCTCACACTGGATCGAAACAAGCTGTCTACGTATCCCATCGAGGCCATGAGCAAGCTGCGTGTTATGGAGGAGCTTAACTTGTCCAAAAACCCCCTCACCTTCATTCCTGACCATGCATTCAGGAGTTTTGGACGCTATATTGAAAAACTGCATCTTAATGATATGGGCCTGGAGAAG TTTTCTAATGCAGCTTTTGAGGGTGTGGCAGTGCTTAAGTCTTTGCATATCGAGAACAACAAGTTAAAGATCCTACCAAGCAACTTGGTTTTGACCAACATGCAGAATCTCACTATGTTCAACAATCCATGGAGCTGCACCTGCAATCTAGCCAACCTTAGAAG ATGGATGGACTCCAGTCAACATCGTCCTGAGGCAATTTGTGCATCACCTCCAAATCAAAAAGGGAAACAAATCCGAGACAGCCCTGCCTTTAACAAGTGCAAAatgaagaaagacaaaaagggAGCACGTCACTGA
- the acsf2 gene encoding medium-chain acyl-CoA ligase ACSF2, mitochondrial, with amino-acid sequence MCVKFLSVVRATSVLSKPPRLLHRTRILSPQPSCSIYVDTPPSVPTLTTSYAHGVTSFSFQSLTVGRSLQLRVERNPDREAVVFLQDGIRKTFSEFQNDVDQAAAGLLALGLKKGDRLGMWGPNTYEWILMQFATAKAGIILVSVNPAYQLQELEFALKKVQCKAIVCPTQFKTQRYYDMLRQLCPDIDTTSPGGLKNSRLPDLSTVIVTDSKQPGAFQWNDLMQAGSSQHYQELEYLQKKLNFDDPINIQFTSGTTGSPKGAALTHHNIVNNAYFIGLRVGYDWRRRIKVCLPVPLYHCFGSVGGGMIMAVHGATLVFPSTAYDGRANLAAMQNEKCTFVYGTPTMYIDMLGQPDLAKFDLSSVEAGVVAGSPCPPEVLRKVIKIMGIKEVTIAYGTTENSPVTFCGFPVDNIERKTETVGCVGHHIEAKVVDPTTGHIVPLESPGELMIRGYCVMLEYWQDEAKTRECITKDRWYKTGDIASLDKFGYCRIEGRIKDMIIRGGENIYPAEIEQFLHTHPKVHEAQVIGVKDERMGEEVCACIKLKDGQECTAEELKTYCKGEIAHFKIPRYVLFVKGYPLTVSGKIQKNKLREQTEKQLGL; translated from the exons ATGTGTGTCAAGTTTTTGTCAGTTGTGCGCGCGACCAGTGTCTTATCCAAACCGCCGAGACTCCTGCACAGGACACGTATTTTATCACCGCAGCCCAGCTG TTCCATTTATGTAGATACTCCTCCCAGTGTCCCGACCCTCACCACCAGCTATGCCCATGGGGTCACCTCATTTTCCTTCCAGTCTCTCACCGTGGGCCGGAGCCTGCAGCTTAGAGTGGAACGCAACCCTGATCGCGAAGCTGTAGTCTTCCTTCAGGATGGCATCAGGAAAACTTTTTCTGAGTTCCAAAATGAC GTGGatcaggcagctgcaggactgTTGGCTTTGGGACTGAAGAAGGGTGATCGATTAGGCATGTGGGGACCCAACACATATGAGTGGATTCTAATGCAGTTTGCCACAGCAAAGGCTGGCATCATTTTG gtATCAGTGAATCCAGCTTATCAGTTGCAGGAGTTGGAATTTGCACTAAAAAAG GTGCAGTGCAAAGCAATTGTTTGTCCAACTCAGTTTAAAACCCAGAGGTACTATGACATGTTGAGGCAGCTCTGCCCTGATATAGACACCACTTCCCCGGGAGGCTTAAAGAATTCCAG GTTGCCagatttaagtacagtaattgTAACGGACAGTAAGCAGCCTGGTGCTTTCCAATGGAATGATCTGATGCAGGCGGGAAGCAGCCAGCATTACCAGGAGCTTGaatatttgcagaaaaaacTCAACTTTGATGACCCTATTAACATCCAGTTTACATCG GGAACCACTGGGAGTCCCAAAGGAGCTGCTTTGACGCACCACAATATTGTCAACAATGCATATTTTATCGGTTTACGTGTAGGATATGATTGGAGG CGGAGGATTAAAGTGTGTTTGCCAGTTCCGTTGTACCACTGTTTTGGCTCAGTGGGTGGGGGGATGATAATGGCAGTACATGGTGCCACACTGGTATTTCCGTCTACTGCATACGATGGACGTGCCAACCTGGCAGCTATGCAGAATGAGAA ATGTACATTTGTCTATGGCACCCCTACAATGTACATAGACATGCTGGGACAGCCTGACCTGGCCAAGTTTGACCTGTCCTCTGTTGAAGCTG GAGTTGTTGCTGGCTCTCCCTGTCCACCTGAAGTTTTGAGGAAAGTAATCAAAATCATGGGCATAAAGGAAGTGACG ATTGCATATGGTACCACCGAGAACAGTCCAGTGACCTTCTGTGGCTTCCCAGTTGACaacatagaaagaaagacagaaactGTTGGATGTGTCGGTCACCACATTGag gcaAAAGTGGTTGATCCTACAACAGGACACATTGTTCCCCTTGAATCTCCAGGAGAGCTTATGATCAGAGGTTactgtgtcatgctggaatattGGCAAGATGAAGCCAAAACCAGAGAGTGCATCACTAAAGATCGCTGGTACAAAACCGG TGATATTGCTAGTTTGGACAAGTTTGGCTACTGCAGGATAGAGGGGCGTATTAAAGACATGATTATCCGTGGAGGAGAAAATATTTATCCTGCTGAAATCGAGCAGTTCCTGCACACACATCCGAAAGTCCATGAGGCACAG GTGATTGGGGTAAAAGATGAGAGGATGGGTGAAGAGGTTTGTGCTTGCATCAAACTGAAGGATGGACAAGAATGTACTGCAGAAGAGCTAAAGACCTATTGCAAAGGCGAG aTTGCCCATTTCAAGATCCCCCGCTACGTTCTCTTTGTTAAGGGCTATCCTCTAACCGTTTCAGGGAAA ATCCAGAAGAACAAACTGAGGGAGcagacagagaaacagctgGGACTGTGA
- the armc7 gene encoding armadillo repeat-containing protein 7 isoform X1, which yields MHYKAGTNFCITSHGDLFWTDRMSFISCAHQREKGMDRFCASERLEYLQGLVTEFQDTDSEGSKEQILANLANFAYDPRNMEALRMLQVTELFLDMLTEENENLVEFGIGGLCNLSMDQECRNQILQSGGIPLVTGCLSSHRDETVLSAITTLMNLTTAESRSETTDSAVVQCMLRFSLTQNPRLSNLATVFLQDYCTQDQVDKAREHLHGHSQSVVGIPLPKD from the exons atgcactataAGGCCGGAACTAATTTTTGTATAACGAGTCACGGGGATTTGTTTTGGACGGACCGGATGTCTTTCATTTCATGTGCGCACCAGAGAGAAAAAG GAATGGATCGATTCTGTGCATCAGAAAGGTTGGAATATTTGCAGGGGCTTGTAACTGAATTTCAGGACACTGACAGTGAAG GATCTAAAGAGCAAATTCTGGCCAACCTGGCTAACTTTGCCTATGATCCACGTAACATGGAAGCCTTGCGGATGCTCCAGGTCACTGAACTCTTCTTGGACATGCTGACAGAGGAAAATGAGAACTTGGTGGAGTTTGGAATTG GTGGTCTGTGTAACCTCAGCATGGATCAGGAGTGTCGTAATCAAATTTTGCAAAGTGGTGGAATTCCTTTAGTCACAGGATGCTTATCGAGTCACAGAGACGAGACCGTCTTGTCTGCCATCACAACATTGATGAACCTTACCACAGCAGAATCACGCTCCGAAACCACAGACAGTGCAGTAGTGCAGTGCATGCTGCGCTTCTCACTTACACAGAATCCTCGCCTCAGTAATCTGGCTACGGTTTTCCTGCAAGACTACTGCACACAAGACCAAGTGGACAAAGCCAGAGAACATTTACATGGACACAGCCAGTCAGTTGTTGGAATTCCTCTCCCCAAGGACTAG
- the faap100 gene encoding Fanconi anemia core complex-associated protein 100 — protein sequence MEGARCLVECWADFGDLLSAKVICHGSGVILSTGTEHVLVFSGQERRVKTVLQFDSPVTSLALSADQCSLYALCENHLLYSTTLSSESSSFSSEQCDEPALSMVSSDSVLVKDVLSFTVTEDILITVSLQDSFWTFHRYDLPHCSARSPVFHTHAGLQLPAVIGVFQNDVGSQVRMSSTPTMTCIYPNSSAKAHACKRHARLDPLLFRLLFGVDASLINSAVILSGLPDGRLVFFPLLLPALTSSRGEQKTPIRIFFSIEQPVVFIGTAVIEDQGPQCLVVIGQRGRILLIKANPRSSDGKAADCRFIEHMVQGPVVCACVDGDHLYYSTATNLFSLSLSKTVTNSSSSSSSITAVTEGDSIRPESPVCLNVCRVIALTEPSISPAGNVQLQAVSLSGRLLQVTLPQDPYKANVSRLASAQAGQKIKDLLAGIGNVWERATVEKQQLELKNNTLKRLNHVLNICHLLLTCQKKDPEVCDQQPTISCQGAAKWSSLLQKDSLVLTCILENHSSCALDEGWNLCLQVDSNISVSAGGSSRTYSFALMKLDCGEKTEVTLPLDSDGDLFLPVQIHCSLVYSLQSYLNSEDYKQLSTSEPSLSQLLTRPDCIRLALNTLTLDWLDALRIGEPTPNGDHIPKQISIWQATRKFMSSRQVYTGEPEIPKATTHTVAIHISSELLRNRLSSHDCSSAGLCISVLKWLLCETSKTEGPEVVQSPVVCAKGPDGQAVRLLIKEVILSDFRFKGLLSVVEVQVESVSVAAVCGLHHAILRRVQALLKNASVKPGTPAELRGERLCEAVRHMERIYKDLQDFRDPADGVMKKRSTSDSLFHLYLQLREKPLVIL from the exons ATGGAAGGAGCGAGGTGTCTTGTGGAGTGTTGGGCAGATTTTGGTGACTTGCTCTCTGCGAAAGTGATCTGTCATGGATCAGGGGTGATCTTAAGCACCGGGACTGAACACGTCTTGGTTTTTAGTGGCCAAGAGCGGAGAGTTAAG ACTGTCCTGCAGTTTGATTCTCCAGTCACATCTCTGGCTTTAAGTGCTGATCAGTGTAGTCTCTATGCTCTCTGTGAGAATCATCTTCTTTACTCTACCACTCTCTCTTCAGAATCCAG CTCCTTCTCAAGTGAACAGTGTGATGAGCCTGCTTTGTCCATGGTGTCCAGCGACTCTGTTTTAGTCAAAGATGTGCTCTCTTTCACTGTAACAGAGGACATACTCATTACTGTCAGTCTGCAAGACTCTTTCTGGACTTTTCATCGCTATGATTTGCCACATTGTTCAGCCAGGTCCCCAgtatttcacacacatgcaggacTTCAGCTTCCGGCTGTCATAGGAGTTTTTCAGAATGATGTTGGTTCACAGGTTAGGATGAGCTCAACTCCAACAATGACCTGCATCTACCCCAACTCTTCAGCTAAAGCACACGCATGTAAACGCCACGCCCGACTCGATCCTCTCCTTTTCAGGCTCTTATTTGGAGTTGATGCATCTCTTATCAATTCTGCCGTCATTCTTTCTGGCTTACCTGATGGAcgtcttgtttttttcccactacTCTTACCTGCACTAACCAGCTCAAGGGGAGAACAAAAGACACCAATCAGGATTTTCTTCAGCATAGAGCAGCCAGTGGTATTTATTGGAACAGCCGTTATTGAGGATCAAGGTCCACAATGTCTggttgtgattggtcagaggggTAGAATTCTGCTGATCAAGGCTAATCCAAGAAGCTCTGATGGAAAGGCAGCAGACTGCA gatttataGAGCACATGGTACAGGGGCCTGTGGTATGTGCCTGTGTAGATGGTGATCATTTATACTACAGCACTGCCACAAACCTCTTCTCCTTGTCCCTGAGCAAGACTGTAAcaaattcatcatcatcatcatcctccatcacAGCGGTGACAGAGGGAGACAGCATAAGGCCAGAGAGCCCTGTCTGTCTAAACGTGTGCCGAGTAATCGCACTAACCGAGCCTTCCATCAGTCCTGCAG GCAATGTGCAGCTTCAGGCGGTCTCTCTCAGTGGAAGACTTCTTCAGGTGACCCTTCCTCAGGATCCATACAAAGCTAATGTGTCTAGACTGGCTTCAGCACAAGCAGGACAGAAAATCAAAGACCTCTTGGCTGGGATTGGAAATGTTTGGGAGAG AGCAACAGTAGAGAAGCAACAGCTGGAATTGAAGAACAACACACTTAAGCGTTTGAACCACGTCCTCAACATCTGCCACTTGCTTTTAACGTGTCAGAAGAAGGACCCAGAGGTTTGTGATCAGCAGCCAACAATCAGCTGTCAGGGAGCAGCCAAGTGGAGTTCGCTACTTCAAAAAGACTCTTTGGTTCTCACTTGCATACTGGAAAACCACAGTTCATGTGCTTTAGACGAAGGATGGAATCTTTGCCTTCAAGTGGATTCAAATATTTCTGTTAGTGCAGGGGGCTCGTCTAGAACTTACTCATTTGCTTTGATGAAATTAGACTGCGGCGAAAAAACCGAAGTGACGTTACCTCTCGATAGTGACGGTGACTTATTTCTCCCAGTTCAGATTCACTGCTCACTTGTGTACTCTTTACAGTCTTACCTTAACTCAGAGGATTACAAACAGCTCTCTACTAGTGAACCCTCACTATCTCAGCTTCTTACACGCCCAGACTGCATCAGACTAGCTTTGAACACGTTAACACTGGACTGGCTAGATGCTTTAAGGATAGGAGAACCAACCCCAAATGGTGATCATATTCCCAAACAAATCAGCATCTGGCAAGCCACTCGCAAGTTCATGAGCTCTAGACAGGTTTACACAGGTGAGCCGGAAATCCCGAAGGCCACTACACATACAGTAGCAATCCACATCTCTTCAGAGCTCCTGAGGAACCGGCTCAGTTCACATGATTGTAGCAGTGCAGGTCTGTGCATCTCTGTGCTCAAGTGGCTCTTATGTGAAACTTCTAAGACAGAGGGTCCAGAGGTGGTGCAGAGTCCAGTGGTGTGTGCCAAAGGGCCGGATGGACAGGCAGTCAGACTGCTGATTAAAGAG GTCATATTGAGTGACTTTCGCTTCAAAGGACTTCTGTCTGTTGTGGAGGTTCAAGTAGAGAGTGTGTCCGTGGCTGCAGTCTGTGGATTACATCATGCTATCCTGCGGCGTGTACAG GCCCTTCTGAAGAATGCTTCTGTGAAGCCTGGGAcgcctgcagagctcagaggaGAGCGCTTGTGTGAAGCTGTTCGGCACATGGAG CGAATCTATAAGGACCTGCAGGACTTTCGTGATCCAGCTGATGGAGTTATGAAGAAAAGGAGCACATCAGATTCACTTTTTCACCTCTATTTACAACTCCGAGAGAAGCCACTGGTTATTCTGTGA